Genomic DNA from uncultured Methanospirillum sp.:
TTTGTCGAAAGTGAGATCAGGAAGAGGGCAGGGAAGTAACTACCCCTGATTGGATTGGGACTACGCGGTAATCTCCGTAACTCAATACCTGTTCTCCTTTTTGTGCCTTTGTAATCAGCCATGATCTTCCGGATGGCTGGGTTTTTTGATCAAGTTCAGATACCCTGTCCCCGAGCCAGAACTTGAGAGTGTAATAGACCATCTTATCCCAGCCGTCTGTCTCTGATGATGTATCCCAGAGGACACCCATCTGGTCGCCAGGTAATGAGTAGATTGCCTGGCAGAAGGGGAGTGTGGATCCAAAACTTCTTGCGGTCTGGATCTCCCAAGCGGTGATCGCCACCGAACTGAAAAGAGTAAGCAGAATTATCAGAACTAGATACGGAACAATCCCTTTTCTGAACCTGATGACAATTCCACAGAGAAGGGTCAGGACCCCCCCTATAAGCAGAGAGAGTAAGGTTATCAGATTCCCTGAAACCAGGGAGTACAGGTAAAATATTGCAGCATTGTTGTTCGGCTGATGAGCGAAGGGGAGCATGACTACTGAAGTCATGATTACTGTAACGATGAGACTGGCAAGAGCAGGTTTCAGGAACGTGGTTGTGTCTCCTGAACAAGTCAGCCGATCAAGCCCGATGATCCCGCCGATGATGATCAGCGGGATGATAGCGTCAACATACCTACCGCAGATCGAGTATTCGTATGAGAGGTTACACATGTGGGCGATTGTGAATAAGAACAGAATAATGGAGAAGACAGAGCAGTACAGGAGGGCTGAGATGCTCCCTGATCTGGCAATCTGTTCTTTCTGCCCTGGTGAATATGACCCGAACACTGGTCGCATATATGAGTATCCTGCGAGAATTGCCAATATCGGAAAGATGATGAACGATCCGAGCAGGAGATAGTCCAGATGCTGCAGGAAGACATAGACCAGATGGACAGGATTGCGGGTCAGCGCCTCAGTTATCAGAGTAGTGTAGTAACTGGTACTGTAACCTGACGGGAGTGAACCCTTCATAAGCAACTGATCGACGACCCATATCAAGTATAACAGCAACCCCGGACCTGCGATCAAAATCAGTTTTTTCTGCATTGTCTTTGTGACCTGCAGGTACCCTGTATGAAACAACCAGGCCATAGTAAGAACCAGGGCTATTACCATGGAGATACCGGTTCCACGGGTGAAGTAGAGAATAAAAACTGATAGTCCTGTAAAAATATCCCATCTGCATGGATTATCTGTTGAGAATGATTCTTTAACAAACCAGACTGAAAAAAGGGTCAGGGGTATGAACAGTGCCTCGCTCATGAGGACATAGGTGTTCATGGTGACTGCGGGGAGGAGGCCAACAAGCAAGGCTCCTGAAAATGCTACTCCTCTCGATGTTACTGATTTCAGGAGATAATATGCAGGGAAGATGATGCTGGTTGTCAAAATGGCATTGATGGCCAGCATGTTATGATATACAACGTACTTATCGGGACTGAAGAGGTATGCGAGGCTGGCAACAAATGAATATCCGGGTGAGAACGGCCATGGGGGATACGGCAGATGAGTGGTGAGCAGGGCCCCGTTGTAGACCTGCCTGGCAATGATATCATACACCAGTTCATCTTCGAAGATCTGCGGGCTTACTATCAATCCGGATAACAGGATCCTGACACCTGCAATGACCCCGAAAAGACATAACAGAATAATAAACGAACTTTTCTCGCCTACTTTAGAGAGAAGGCTGTCGGGCATCGGTTCTGACATATCCATCGTCTGTTACTAATGATATGAGGTGAACATCTGATATAATGCACCATGGGATGTGTATAAAAGCCTGACAAATCGCAGTAGAGACAGTCATCCTGAAAAATCAGGATGATTCGGGTCTCCTTGTGAGAAGGGTAATCTTCTCTAGAATTCTTGACATGCCGATATTTGTAGAGCCTAGTCTCTCCCGCCAATTCTTTGGAACATCTGTAAACGCTGTCTGATTCAGAGAGTCATACTGCACGACTGAATAAAAGTCAAGATCATTAAACCTGTCTGGTGGATTTTTAGAGATAAATGGCAATAAATCGCCGGGGTCAGAGTTTTTGATTATCAGTGTCAATGGCATCTCATCCATAGTATGCCGTTCAAACCATCTGATATTCATTGCCCCTCCTATGAATGGTGCAAGTATCCCAGTGTACTCGACTGATCTGACTGTGAGAGTGTCATGGGAAAGATACGTGATTACATTTGCATCCCAGAAATTGGCATAAGCGAATCTCACTCCGTTCTGTGACAAGGTATCTATTAATTTATATTGCTCCTCATTTGGTGATGTATTTAAACTGGCAATCAGGCCAGCCATCATGACAAGGTTCACTGTTACCAGGAGTATGAGGAGATATTGTGCCCATGTAATCCTGCTATGTGAGTGAAAAATGACGATTATTGCAGCAAGATACGCCAGAACCGGTATCTGACTGATGTAGGCCCATGCATCCATCTCTGAGAAGACAATGATGATCCCCATTGTGCAGACGATAGACAGGAGTGAGAAGATCACAAGTCTTTTGTCAGTTTCCGGTAGGGCTGTTCTTTTAATATAAAATGTAAGAACCACAAGAACTGCCATAATCACGACGATGAGTATTGTTCTTGGAATCTGACCCGGATAGAAGAGATCAGGTATGAGGTATGACTGGAGAATAGTAAAGAAATTTGAGAAATCAGTCTCTGTTCTTGAGAACAGTTTGAAGGTAAAGTCTCCGTACTCAAACAGCATCGGGTTAAAATACTTGATAAAATGTGCCAGTATCGATGCAATCCCCGCAGATGCCACAAAAATCAGTCTGGGCTGGTAGTCTGTGTTCCAGAAAAGAACATACATTACAGCCAGGGGAACCACAAACCAGATCACCAGTAACGAGTCTGATATCGTCACGATGATCAGTATACAGATTGGAATTATTATCCTGGGAAAGGTGTCCCACTTCTTTACAAACGTGAGATACATCAGGATACCAAGGAAGATAACCGTAGAGTTATGAAAGACCGGGAGGAGGTATTTACTGGCGTAATAATACAGATGCCAAATCTGTGTGGAAGGACAGCATGAGGCCATTAGTGCGATGAACAGAAGTACCGCAGTTTTATTCTTAAGAACAGAGTATAGAATCAGAGAAAAAACCAGGATTATTGCCAGGAACTGAACATAGCCGGTTAGTTTAAGGACGAGAGGACTGAAGTCCGATAATACCTGGGGGACGAAGAAAAAACAGATATCTTCGAGAATATTTGGATCAGGAGCAGGTAATACAAAATCGTTCAGTAACGGATTTCCATGGTTCCAGATCTCCATAGCCATGAGTCCGGGAACGACAGTGTCTGACGTGAGCGGCTGCAACACAGCAACAAGACACTTACAGATCAGTCCGATGACACAGCATATACACAAATACCCCGCAATCAGTGCCCGGCTGTGGGTGCTGCAAAAATCGACCGTCTGTTTCCTGATTTGAAAAAAAACCGAATCCATTTTATATGTAAGCTCTGCTTCAGGATCTCTGAAAGATCTGAAAAAATTTTACAGGTTAATCGGCCCTCATCCGGGCCGTCACCAGATCAGAAATTATTCTTTCTGCTCAACCGTGATGATAAGATCATCCTGGGCAGTGATGATCTCGACTGCTGCACCGGCCACGGTATATGACATCTGGGGGATTATTGATCCCTCCGGAACTGCAATCTCTTCGCCTCCTACAACCACGGTCTTGGGGAGCTGAACCAGTTGTTCCTTTGGCAGTGCCTCGATAGCCTGCATGAATCCTTTTGCCTGTCCGCGGAGTGCAGGGCCGATGATCCCCATATTGAAGGAGACACCTGTTGCAACCTGCCTGAGTTCAGGCTTCCCGGCCATATATTTCAAGGAACAATTCAGAGCCAGGCTACCGTCCCCGGCATCATCGATCAGATTCGCAGTGTATACCGTCACGGTTCCGAGCGGGGCATTTAACGCGAGATTTTTGTCATGCTTGTACCTGCGGACCTCGGTGACGATCCGAACAAGCATCTGCCCGTCAGCGAGTGCCTGCGAATCAGCATAGGTGAAGTCAACCCAGGGCTGCTTGTGCACCGAACCTTCAAACGCTGCTGACCATATCTCCTCAGCAAAGTATGGCGTGTACGGGGCCATCATCCGGCAGAGGCTGTTTAATGCGGTCTGAATTGCGACACAGGCACCATCCCTGCCTGAACCGCCGTATAACCTTCCTTTGACGATCTCGATGTAGTTGTCTGCGAGAACATCCCATGCAAACTCTCTGATGGCGCGAAGTCCTCTGTCGAACTGGTATGTCTCGAAAGCGTCAGAGATATCACGGACTGCCTGATCGAGCCGGGCTAAAAGCCAGCGGTCTGCGAGGGCCGTAACCGGGGCTTTTTCATTGTAGGGCTCGCGGGAGAGTTGCATCAGGGCGAACCGGGAGATGTTCCACATCTTGGTCAGGAACCGGTTGGCAGCCACAACATCGTTCCAGTTGAACTGGATATCAGACCCGGTTGCAGCACCGGCAGCAGCCCACTGACGCAGTGAGTCTGCCCCGTACTGGCTCAGAATCTCCTCAGGTACCGTGACATTGCCCCGACTCTTGCTCATCTTGAATCCGTCTTCACCAAGCACCATCCCGTTGACCAGGATCTGATCCCAGGGTCTGCCGCCTACAAGTGAGACCGCACGGAGGATAGTATAAAATGCCCATGTCCTGATGATGTCATGCCCCTGGGGACGAATCTGGGCGGGGAAGAGTGGCGGTTTTGTCTGGCTCCCGTCCCAGCCGGTTACATGGAGGACCGATATCGAGGAGTCCATCCAGGTATCAAGCACATCTGTTTCAGCAGCAAACGAGGTACTGCCACATTTCGGGCAGGGCTTCTTAGGCTTGTCGACGGTTGGATCAACGGGCAGGTCAGCCTCTTCAGGGATTATGACCTCGCCGCAGTCCTTGCAGAACCAGATTGGGATTGGAGTGGCAAAGAGCCTCTGGCGTGAGATACACCAGTCCCACTCCATCTGCTCTATCCAGTTCTCCATCCGTAGGAACATGTGCTCTGGATACCACTTCACCTCTTTTGCCGCCTTGAGCGCTGCCTCGTGTGGGATCCTGACGAACCACTGATTCTCAGACAGGATCTCGATGGGAGTCTTGCATCTCCAGCAGGTTCCGACCCGCTGTTCAAGCGGCTGCTGCCTGATCAGGATACCCTGGTCCTGCATCTCAACAAGGATTGCCTTGCGGCAGTCTCCTGAAGTCATGTCGGAATACTTTCCAGCGATACCGGTCATCTTCCCGCTCTTATCGATGGCCTTGCGCAGGGGCAGGTTGTGCGTCCTCCACCAGAGCACATCCTGCTTGTCACCAAAGGTACAGATCATGACCGCACCTGATCCGAAGGCTGGATCCACAGCCTCGTCGGTGATGATCGGAACCTCATGCCCGAAAAGGGGGACCTTCAGGGTCTTGCCGCCTTTTCCTGCGTACCGTTCATCTTCAGGATGAACTGCCACAGCGACACAGGCTGCAAGAAGTTCAGGCCTGGTTGTTGCGATCTCTACTCCGTCAAAATTAAAGAAGTTCAGGGACGTGGTCCTGTCGCTGTAATTGACCTCAGCAAATGCTATCGCAGTTTCACAACGGGGACAGAAGTTTACCGGATGGTTACTCTGGTAGATCTGCCCGGCTTTGAACATCCGCAGAAATGAGAGCTGGGTCTTGCCGTAATAATACGGCATCATCGTGATGTATTCGTGCGACCAGTCTATCGAGAATGCCATGCGGCGCATGGATGCCCGCATCTTCTCGATGTTTCCGATCGTAAGAGAACGACACATCTCCCTGAATTGCTGGCGGGGCACATCGTTCTTGGTTATTTTATGGGTCTCTTCGACCTTGACCTCGGTCGGCAGTCCGTGACAGTCCCACCCCTGGGGAAACATCACGTTGTACCCTTTCATTCTTTTGTATCTGGCGAGAAAATCGATGTAACACCAGTTGAATGCGTTGCCGATATGGAATTCCCCGGTCGGGTATGGCGGGGGTGTATCTATAACAAATTGGGGTTTATCTGAGTTCTCCTGAAAGTAATGGTCTTCATCCTTCCAGGTTTTCTGCCATCGCGCCTCAACCTCGCGATAATCATAATTTTTGGGAAGTGGATCGGACAAGGGCATTTCTTATCCGTTTGTGGGCTATGGGTAATGTATCTGATGGAAACCTGTCTGACAGAAATTTCCATCATGCAGAAAAAGGGGATGCCTTATCCCATGGCCCCGCCGGCTGTGCAATGGATGGCAGTGTCAATGTTGGAGACATATAATTTACCCTGCATGCTCCGGGCCGTCGCGATTGCTGCTTCAGCATCCGCGTTACGTCCTGCCTTTCTGAGAGCCTCTCCATAACTAATGTACATATCAGCACCTGAAACACCCTGGGCTATCGCCTTTTCATATGCAGTGATCGCATCGGTGCTTCTTTCTGCTGACATCAGGATATCTCCGTACTCTTTCCATACAGATGGCTGTGATGCCTCAAGATCAACTGACTTCTGGTATGCAGCAGCAGATTCATTCACCTGCTTCAGTCCCTTGTACGCCCGGCCGGATCCTGCCCATGCACCCGGGTTCGTTGTCTCCATTGCAAGTGACTGGTTAAATGCCGCAAGAGCCACATCAAACTTCTTCAGCTGGACGAGGGCATTTCCATATGCATTCAGCACATCCTTGTCCTGTTTGATGGCTAGTGACTGATTATAGGCATTTTTTGCTTCTTCCCAACGTGAGAGGCCAACAAGGATATCTCCGTATTTTGCCAGGAGCTGGGGATCAGATCCTGACTTCTGGATTGCACCCTTGTATGATGTGGCTGCATAATCGTACAGGCCAAGGTTGTAGAATACAGTCCCCTGTTTAATGAGATCTTCAAGACCCAGACTGTCTGATTTCACATCAACCTTCACATCAGTCGGAGTCTGTGGGGTTTCATCGATCCCTTTGAACACCGCATTTTCAGGAACAATCTTGCCGAAAGAGTAGGTCACCGTCGCTCCTGGAAGGGTACATACACAGATCGGGTAAAAGAAACTCATTCTGGTGTACGAGTATGAGGGACTGACCTCTGTTGAGGTATTCCCGTCACCGAAATCCCATTTTACTGAGTCACAACTTTCGCCACCCGGGAGAGTGAACTGCACCTTAAGTGGTATCTTTCCCTCATTGGGGGAGAATGATGGTGTGGCAGTTGTTATTGAGGTAAAGAAGATAAGCAGAGTCAGGGGCACGAGAAGCCACCTGGCAGGCGGGCAGCCTTTACAGGCATACCGGTGTTCAGGGTTCATTGAGGGGTACCGTTTGAGGTATCCGGATAAAGGGTTTCTACCGCTGGATCCTGATACCTTCATCTGATGTATACTCCAATTATGTACCATGATAGTACCGGGGAGATGGCAGGCCTTTCTTGCCGCCGTCGTTCTCACCCTTCTTGTTCCTCATATGCCCCCCGGAATGGCGGGATTTTTCCTTATCCTCACCTCCGCGTTCATCTGCATCAGGGTACATGATCTTGCCCTTCCCCTCGCCCTCTTCATCCTTGGGATACTCAGTTTCTTCGGGTTTGTTCCTGCGTTTGTTCTCTGTGCGACCCTCCTGATCGTGTCAACAAGGGAAGTCATCTTCTTCTATTCAGGTGGAAGACCTGTTGAGTATGCTCTCGCTCTTATCGGCGGTCTGCTGGTAAGTGCCCTTGTGATCTTTTACATGACTGCGGGAACCTGGCTTTCTGCGGTTGTCGGTGTGACAGTAGCGATTCTGCTCTTTGCAATCCTGCAGAAAAAACCCTATGCGATAACCGGTGAACTGATCGGTGTCGCATTAGCCATGCTGCTGATCGAGAACCTTGAGTTTCAGGCCGATCTCCCGCTGGTCGTAACCGCGGCATTTATCTCATTCGGGTTTGCGTATTTTGCATATCGTCTCAAAACTGCCGATATAGCCGGTCTCTTCTCAGCCGCACTCGTCGGGATCCTCCTCATCGTGTTTGCCGGAATATCGTGGTTTCTGATCATGCTGGCGTTCTTTATCCTTGGTGCAGCGGCCACCCGGTACCAGATGGAGTATAAAAAGAGCCTTCATGTCGAGCAGGAGAGCGGAGGTGTCAGGGGATACGTCAATGTCTTTGCCAACGGACTGGTCTCGGTTGTTGCGGCTGTCTGTTTCGGTGTATCCCAACACCCTGTATTCATCGCCATTTATCTGGGAAGTGTGGCAACCGCTGCGTCTGATACTGTTGCAGGAGAGATCGGTGTCTGTTCAGGACGACCGTACCTCATAACCACCTTAAAACCGGTGCCTGAAGGAACCAACGGGGGTGTCTCCATAACCGGTGAGATAGCAGGCCTGTTTGCCGCAGTCTTCATTGCTGCGTGTGCAGTGCTTCTGGGTGTTGCTGATATGGCTGTATTTCTTGCCAGCGTTGCCGGTGGACTCATCGGTGCAAACATCGACAGTCTGATCGGTGAGATATTAGAGAACAAAAAGATAATCGGGAATGCAGGAACGAACTTCCTGGCAACCCTTGGAGGTGGGGTCGTAACCGCCTTCCTCTGGATTGCCCTCTCTCCACTCTTCTAATCCTGCTTCTTTGTTCTGAAAAATTTGATCTGGGAGTGATACGCGAATTGACGCGCTAATACTTGTACCATCGTCCCTTCTCGTCATACTCTCCGTTTTGAGGTATCACCGGTGCAGGGACTGAAAGAGCAGAGAGGTAACACTGCTGTTTGTACACGATAAAGAACGAGACCAGAATTATCAGGCTGACTCCCAGCATTCCTGCAGTAACGATGAGCCCTTCAGGGCCGAGAATCCCTTTCCAGTCTGATAGAGTGAATCCTGCAAAGATCTTCTGCTGTTCTGCAGCCCCGAGATCCATGTACTGCGTGAACTTGTCTGCAAGGATCATACCCCAGACTGTTGCCAGGATCGTCCCCAGTACCCCTGCAGTAACCATGGTGAAAACAGCACAGGTGATGATCGTGGTTATCGATCTGGAAGCGATCATCATGCTCTGCCTCAGTGTGGCAAAGATGGCCAGACCCTCCGAGACTGCAACATTGTCAGCAAAAAATGCAAAGATCAGAACCGGAATTGTGATGCCGATGAACAATCCTGCGATCATGGATGGATCGCTCTGCCCGGCGATGGAGAAAGGAATGCTGAGGAGTATGAGCAGCAGGATGACGATCGCACAGGCCACAACTGCAGGGAGCAGAACAGGGAAGAAGAACCTGACTGCTGATCTTCCGAACAGCGATATGGTGTACTCGCCATCTTTCATGCACCCGAGTGCCCCTGCAATAAAGAATGGAAAGAGAACTGCCCCGAGGAAAAGCAGTTTTCCTGCGATGAACTCTCCTCCAGAGAAGGCCAGCCATATGAATGCCGCGATCAGTACACCTGCATACACGCCAGGCAGCCAGAGGACCGGCTTTTTAAGGAGGCTGATTGCATCGGCGAATGGTCTTCCAGCCATGATCACCGGTCCCGTGGCATAGCCACGATCTCTCTGACCTGGAGATCGAAGAACCGGTTAGTGTGTGACGGTCTGATTACGCAGACGGTGTCAACCCCGCTAGCTGTTCCTCCGAGTGCGATCACCTCTTCGGTAACCAGGACTGCTCCCTGATCAGCAGCAATCAGCGTGCACTCAACCGCGACCTTGAGGCCGACAGCGATTACTCTCCTCAGTGCCTCGGCCACAGCCTCGCTCCTGGAGCCGCCGCCGACTTTTGGCGAGGATGAGAACGCGCGTTCAAGGCCTGAAAGGACATGTGTCCCGGTTACAATCTTCACCCCTTCCGCCCTGAGTTCTTCTGCGACCCTGGTGTCAAACTCCCAGACTCCCGGGCTTGAGAACCCTACAGCATGGGTCACAACGATCAGGGAGATTCCGGTTCCCCGCAGCGTATCTGCTGCTATTTTTGCGGTATCACCGCTGGAACTCGGGACAATCAGGTATCGTATTCCAAGTTCTTTTGCCCGCTCGGCAGCTATCTTGAGGGCATCCTGGGTGTTCCCGCTACCGGGTTTATCAAAATACCAGATCTTTTTGGTAGAGTACCCCATACATATCGGTTAGACCGCATAGGTTAAGGTACGAGCTATGATCACCCTTGCACTGGCAGGCAAACCAAACTGCGGAAAATCAACCCTGTACCGGGCGGCTACCCTTGCTCCGGCAGAAATTGCAAACTATCCCTTCACCACCATCGATGCAAACCGGGGGGTCGCATATGTGCGGGTACCGTGTCCCTGTACTGCTCTTGAGCACCGGTGCGGTGTCTGCGTCGACGGGATACGGTATGTCCCGGTCCACCTGATCGATGTGGCAGGGCTGGTCCCTGAAGCTCACACCGGGAAGGGCCTTGGCAACCAGTTCCTTGATCATCTCAGGCAGGCGGATGCCATTATCAACGTTATCGACGCGAGCGGTGCGACCGATATCGAGGGCGCCCCTGATGATATCGGATCACATGATCCGCTTGAAGAGATCCCGATGCTTGAGACTGAGATGACGATGTGGCTGTTTGGGATCATCGAGAAGCACTGGCCAAAAATGCAGCGTCAGGCCCAGGTAAAAAATTACAATATGTATGCAGGCCTCGCCGAACTGCTCGCTGGTCTCTCAATCAGGGAAGAGTTCGTGGTAGATGCCGAACGCGAATCAGGCATCACCTTCAGGTCTGCCCAGTCTGCTGACCTTCAAAAGTTTGCAAGGATCCTTCTGAAATATTCAAAGCCGATGATCCAGGCAGGCAACAAGGCAGACCAGGCACCAGCAGAACTCGTTGCCAAGGTAAAGGCTGCAGGAATCAGCCTCATCTCGGGCGCAGCAGAACTCGCACTCCGCTCCGCAGCCGAGCATAACCTGATCGTCTATCATCCTGGTGATGCATCCTTTACTATTGCTGATGGTGTGACACTCAACGCTGCCCAGCAGGATGGTCTATCCAAGATTCGTGGATTCATGGATACGTATGGGGGCACCGGGGTGCAGCAGATGATCAACCAGGCTGTCTTTGGACTCCTCGATCAGATCGTGGTCTACCCGGTTGAAGACGAGACCCATCTCACCGATGCAAAAGGGCGGGTGCTTCCTGATGCCTTCCTGATGAAGAAGGGTTCAACACCGCGTGATCTCGCGTACCAGGTCCATACCGACATCGGGAAGGGCTTTTTGTATGCTATCGACGCAAAGACAAAGATGAGGATCAAGGAGACCACAGTGCTCAAGGATGGGGATATCATCAAGATCGTGAGCACTGCGAAGTAACATTCGCCACATTTTTATACTATCCACAAGATAAATCCACAAACATGGGAGGTGAGATCTTTCAGGCCCAGGTTCTCAGGAACTTCTTTGATACCATTACGGGGACCGATCGAAATCTCACCAGAATATACATGTGTGTTATCAGCCTCTCCCGACTCCGAGGAGAGGATCCTGACACCATCAGCCGTCTGGCGGAGCAGATGCGGCAGAGCAAGATCAAGAAAGAACTCTCTATCGATGTGCTCGATTACATGTGTGCTGTCGCATCAGAACTTGATATATCGGCTGTAAAGACTGCATTTGGTGTCAAGGATATAAGTGAAGTAGTGCAGGACTTTGACGGCATCAGCCTTGACTCTCTCTGACTTTTTTCTCCGAGTTCATATATTCGGGCAGGGCAAATACTGATACAAGCATGAAGGTCTGCATTATGTGCGGGGGAGAAGGGACACGACTGCGTCCTCTCACCTTCGAACGCCCGAAACCCTGTATTCCGATCGTCAATAAGCCCTCCATCGAGCATCTGGTATCCCATCTCTCCAATCTTGGTTTTCATGATGTGGTCATCACCCTGGGATACAAGGGCGATGCCATCGAGCAGTCGCTCGGCGATGGAGCCCTGCTTGGTGCCAACATCACCTACGTGTATGAAGAGAGCAAGCTCGGGACCGCAGGCAGTGTTCATAACGCCAGGAAGTACCTCGGTGACAAACCGTTTCTCGTCGTTGGCGGGGATCATGTCACCGATCTCAACCTCCTTGAGTTCTATCGTGAACACCTGAAAAGTGCAGCCATCGTCACCATCGGGCTTATCAGCATCGATGAACCGTCAGAGTACGGTATCGCAGAGATAGATGTTGAGAACCGCATTCGCAGGTTCAGGGAGAAACCGGGACCCGGCGAGATCTTCTCAAACCTGGCCTCGACCGGGATGTACGTCTGCTCACCTGATATCTTCGAGTACATCCCTGCAGGAGTAAAGTTTGATTTTGCAAAGAACCTCTTCCCACTCCTGATGGAGAAGAACCTCCCGCTCAACGGCTGGCTGGCACGGGGGAACTGGTCCGATGTCGGGAGTCCTGCCTCGCTCAGGCAGGCCGAGAAGTGGAAGCTGCAGGAGATGAGGTATGCGAACATCAGCGGGGACCTTGACGTGAAGAATGCCAATATCCAGGGTCCTGTAGATTTCGGGAGCTCGATCTACCTTGGGAACAACAGCAGGATAGTAGGGCCGGTAGTGATCGGTTCAGGAACCTCGATTGGAGACAACGTGCTCATCGGGCCGTACACCTCTATCGGCAAGAACTGCGTGATACGAAATAATGTGAGGCTCCTCTCGTCCTCGATCTATAACCGGGTGGTGATCGGGCAGGGATCTTCTGTCTCCGGAACGATCGTGGATAACGAGACCATGATCGGTGATGGATGTAGCGTGGAGCACGGTTCTGTGATCGGACCACGCTGTGTTATCCGCAACCGGGTGACCGTTCATTCAAACACCCGTATCTGGCCTGATGTCGTGATCGCGGACGGAACAATCATCACCGAGCATGTGCTCAACGATGACTACGACACCAGGTGCGAAGGCTCTTAATCCCTTTTTTCAGGCGTCTGGACCTGGTCTCCCCCGACCACTATGGCCCCGCCGAACCGGTGTGTCCCTGCAACAAGCGGATGACGGGCGTAATCCATGATCTGGATATCATCTACGGTCCTGAGTTTCATTGTCCGCGCAGTCCGTTCCAGACCTAATTCAAAGTTCTCCGATATCTCTATCAGGTAAGCTTCCAGGATCTTGATCCCGAGTTTTTTGGCAGCAACCGCCCGGTGATGCCCGTCTACGAGAATATTCTGGTCTGGTTTTTTGATAACGATGACTGGCTCTGCAAGCCCTTTCTTTATCTCGTACATCCTCCCCTCAAGTTCGTCCATGTAGATCCTTGACTGCGTGGGAAGGAGTGAGTTGACCATCACCGGTCCTTTTGAGAGGTGAGGCTTGATACCGTGGAGTCTCTCGATGGTGTCCATCAACTTGTAGACCTTATCAGGAGAGACGTGTTCGATCTGCGACCTGACCACATCGGTATTTGAGATGA
This window encodes:
- a CDS encoding valine--tRNA ligase translates to MPLSDPLPKNYDYREVEARWQKTWKDEDHYFQENSDKPQFVIDTPPPYPTGEFHIGNAFNWCYIDFLARYKRMKGYNVMFPQGWDCHGLPTEVKVEETHKITKNDVPRQQFREMCRSLTIGNIEKMRASMRRMAFSIDWSHEYITMMPYYYGKTQLSFLRMFKAGQIYQSNHPVNFCPRCETAIAFAEVNYSDRTTSLNFFNFDGVEIATTRPELLAACVAVAVHPEDERYAGKGGKTLKVPLFGHEVPIITDEAVDPAFGSGAVMICTFGDKQDVLWWRTHNLPLRKAIDKSGKMTGIAGKYSDMTSGDCRKAILVEMQDQGILIRQQPLEQRVGTCWRCKTPIEILSENQWFVRIPHEAALKAAKEVKWYPEHMFLRMENWIEQMEWDWCISRQRLFATPIPIWFCKDCGEVIIPEEADLPVDPTVDKPKKPCPKCGSTSFAAETDVLDTWMDSSISVLHVTGWDGSQTKPPLFPAQIRPQGHDIIRTWAFYTILRAVSLVGGRPWDQILVNGMVLGEDGFKMSKSRGNVTVPEEILSQYGADSLRQWAAAGAATGSDIQFNWNDVVAANRFLTKMWNISRFALMQLSREPYNEKAPVTALADRWLLARLDQAVRDISDAFETYQFDRGLRAIREFAWDVLADNYIEIVKGRLYGGSGRDGACVAIQTALNSLCRMMAPYTPYFAEEIWSAAFEGSVHKQPWVDFTYADSQALADGQMLVRIVTEVRRYKHDKNLALNAPLGTVTVYTANLIDDAGDGSLALNCSLKYMAGKPELRQVATGVSFNMGIIGPALRGQAKGFMQAIEALPKEQLVQLPKTVVVGGEEIAVPEGSIIPQMSYTVAGAAVEIITAQDDLIITVEQKE
- a CDS encoding tetratricopeptide repeat protein, which gives rise to MKVSGSSGRNPLSGYLKRYPSMNPEHRYACKGCPPARWLLVPLTLLIFFTSITTATPSFSPNEGKIPLKVQFTLPGGESCDSVKWDFGDGNTSTEVSPSYSYTRMSFFYPICVCTLPGATVTYSFGKIVPENAVFKGIDETPQTPTDVKVDVKSDSLGLEDLIKQGTVFYNLGLYDYAATSYKGAIQKSGSDPQLLAKYGDILVGLSRWEEAKNAYNQSLAIKQDKDVLNAYGNALVQLKKFDVALAAFNQSLAMETTNPGAWAGSGRAYKGLKQVNESAAAYQKSVDLEASQPSVWKEYGDILMSAERSTDAITAYEKAIAQGVSGADMYISYGEALRKAGRNADAEAAIATARSMQGKLYVSNIDTAIHCTAGGAMG
- a CDS encoding TIGR00297 family protein — its product is MIVPGRWQAFLAAVVLTLLVPHMPPGMAGFFLILTSAFICIRVHDLALPLALFILGILSFFGFVPAFVLCATLLIVSTREVIFFYSGGRPVEYALALIGGLLVSALVIFYMTAGTWLSAVVGVTVAILLFAILQKKPYAITGELIGVALAMLLIENLEFQADLPLVVTAAFISFGFAYFAYRLKTADIAGLFSAALVGILLIVFAGISWFLIMLAFFILGAAATRYQMEYKKSLHVEQESGGVRGYVNVFANGLVSVVAAVCFGVSQHPVFIAIYLGSVATAASDTVAGEIGVCSGRPYLITTLKPVPEGTNGGVSITGEIAGLFAAVFIAACAVLLGVADMAVFLASVAGGLIGANIDSLIGEILENKKIIGNAGTNFLATLGGGVVTAFLWIALSPLF
- a CDS encoding pyruvate kinase alpha/beta domain-containing protein; the encoded protein is MGYSTKKIWYFDKPGSGNTQDALKIAAERAKELGIRYLIVPSSSGDTAKIAADTLRGTGISLIVVTHAVGFSSPGVWEFDTRVAEELRAEGVKIVTGTHVLSGLERAFSSSPKVGGGSRSEAVAEALRRVIAVGLKVAVECTLIAADQGAVLVTEEVIALGGTASGVDTVCVIRPSHTNRFFDLQVREIVAMPRDR
- a CDS encoding redox-regulated ATPase YchF yields the protein MITLALAGKPNCGKSTLYRAATLAPAEIANYPFTTIDANRGVAYVRVPCPCTALEHRCGVCVDGIRYVPVHLIDVAGLVPEAHTGKGLGNQFLDHLRQADAIINVIDASGATDIEGAPDDIGSHDPLEEIPMLETEMTMWLFGIIEKHWPKMQRQAQVKNYNMYAGLAELLAGLSIREEFVVDAERESGITFRSAQSADLQKFARILLKYSKPMIQAGNKADQAPAELVAKVKAAGISLISGAAELALRSAAEHNLIVYHPGDASFTIADGVTLNAAQQDGLSKIRGFMDTYGGTGVQQMINQAVFGLLDQIVVYPVEDETHLTDAKGRVLPDAFLMKKGSTPRDLAYQVHTDIGKGFLYAIDAKTKMRIKETTVLKDGDIIKIVSTAK